The Peribacillus simplex genome contains the following window.
ATAGATCCAAGTATGGGAGAGGTATTGCTTGATGGTAAGAAAATTTCAAAAATGAAAAAGGAAATAGGCTACTTACCGCAATACCCAAACTTCTTTCAATGGATGACTGCCAAAGAAACACTAACTTTCATGGGGCAGCTCTCAGGCATCAAGAAGGAAGAATTATTAAGGGGCATTCCAGAGATAATGTCGAAAGTAGGTTTGAGCGGGGAAGAGAATTCGAAGGTGAGGACTTTTTCAGGCGGAATGAAGCAGAGGCTTGGAATTGCACAAGCGTTGTTACATAAACCAGCATTGATTGTCATGGATGAACCAGTTTCGGCATTAGATCCAATCGGCCGGAGAGAAGTGTTAAATATAATAAAAGAAATAAAGAAAGATACGACAATTTTAATATCGACACATATATTAAGCGATGCAGAAGAAATATGTGAAAGATTTGTCATTATAAAGAGTGGGAAAAAAATCGAAGATACAACAATGTCAGAATTATTAAATAGGAATAGCGGAAATAAAATTAATGTCGATATAACCTCTAAAAGTCAAAAGTGGATTGAAAACGTTAAAAGCTTGAACTTTGTAAAAGGTGTAGAGGTAACGGGAAATAAATTGAAGATAGAAGTGGAAAATATTGAATCGAACAAGAACATGTTACTCGCGAGTGCTCTTGAGCATAATGTTGATCTTGTAAGGTTTGAAATAGATAACGATACATTGGAAGAGATATTCTTAAAATTGGTGGTGGAAAAATGAATAATTTTACCGTTTTAGCGAAAAAGGAATTTGTTCAGATGGTACGTGAATTTAAAGTGATTTGGCTGCCACTTGTATTTATATTTTTAGGAATAACTCAACCAGTTGTAAGCTATTACTTACCTTCAATATTAGAGGCACTGGGTGGGGGCCAAGGAATCACGATTGATCCAAGCATGGCAGCCCAAAAAGGCGGCGAAGTTCTTGCAAGTACATTAGGGTCCCAATTTGATCAGCTGGGGGTCATGATCATCATCGTTTCCATGATGGGGGTCGTACAATCTGATAAAGCAAATGGTATGCTGGCTTTCATTCTTACAAGGCCCGTGACGGTTGTATCTTATATAAGCGGGAAAATCATTTCCAACTATCTATTTGTTGCCTGCAGTGTGGCATTAGGATACTTGGTTTCATATCTGTATGTAGTTTTTTTGTTTACGAGTGTTGATTTTGTGGATTTAATAATAGCTTTGTTGTTCTATCTGCTGTGGATTCTATTTATCGTTTCATTCACGACGATGATCAGTACCATTTTTAATAGTCAGGGTATTATTGCATTAATTTCGATAGTATTTCTTCTCGGCTGCAGAATCATTGTTGGTTTAAATCCGGTTATGGACAATTTGAATCCAGCGAGCATGAGTAAACACGCCATGGAAGTACTGATTTTAGGTACAGTCAATACACAGGCGATCTGGGGTGCATTAGCGGCACTTGCGTTGACGGCGCTAACGATATTAGTAACGAACATATGGATTTCAAAGAAGAAATTCAATAACGAATAAGTTTGGGAGGAAATGTGTTATTCATGAAGTGATTGGAGGATGATAACATTGTTAAGCATCACAGATTTAGAGAAAAGCTACTCAACAAAGAGGATATTGAATGGTGTAAATCTAAAAATCAAAAAAGGGGAAATTTTAGGTTTTATAGGTGCGAATGGTGCAGGAAAAACAACTACGCTGAATATTATTACGGGCATATTGGATTATGAAAATGGAAAGGTTGAAATAAATGGCCTGACCAAGGAAGACGGCATAGAATTTAAAAAACAATTTTTCTTCATTCCTGATACTATCAATGTATTTAAAAATGTTTCGGGGTTTGATTGGATTCGGTTCTTGATGAACCTATATGGGAATGACGACAAAGAACATTTGGGGAAATATATCAATCGGTTTGGGATGCAGGATTCCATTAAAAAGCCAATGGGAAGCTATTCTTATGGGATGATGCATAAGGTATCCCTGATAGCGGCTTTTACCATTAATCCCCCGATCATCATTATGGATGAACCGTTAAATGGATTAGATCCAAACGCCGTTTTAGTTTTTAAGGGGTTAATCAAACAATATGTTGAAATGGGCGGTACAGTGTTTTTCTCGACACATCTGTTAGATGTGGCAGAAAAAATTTGTAATACAGTGGCTATTTTAAAAGAGGGTAAAATCATCCTGCATGATGAAATAAAAAATATAATAGGTGAAAGTTCTTTAGAATCTACCTTTATGGAGGCTCAGGTATATGAAGGAAAAACTTCAATTAACTAGATTTTTCGTTTCTTCCTTCTATAAAATGCCCAAGCAGACAATGCTGCAGGCTGTTTTGATAATAGCCGTTTTTTATATGTTTTTGCAGCTAACTGTCGTAAATGCCTTTGTTTATTTTCTTGGGGATACCCAGGTCTTCCTGTTTTACAATTTAACCATTTCGAGCATTCTCGTCTTTGCATTAGTTTGCTATTTATCCACATCGCAAATATTTGCTTATTATGAATTTAAAGTATTGGCTCCGCTGCCACTGACCTATAAGGAGATTTCAAAGGCTAAGGTACTAAGCAGCTTATGGGTGCCTATCATCTTATCGATGGTAATCCAAGTGCCGACCATGGGATTCTTGATAGTCGATCAAAAGTTTATGGAAACGATTAAATTATTTATATTTTTACCCATTGTAAATGGATTAACGGCATTGATCCTACTATTCATTCTGTCGTGCATTAATAGGTATTATTATAAATTCAGAAATAAACTAGCATACTTAATGGTGAACATTGCTGTCATCCTAATGCTTTTGATTATTTCCATTGTTTATTTTGCTGGAAAATCATCAATTGCTATATCAAAGGTCATTTCCGAAATTGATTTGAATTCTATTGAAGGGTTTAAAAACTCGTTGGAATTCATAATGAAACATATGTTTGAAACCGCAAATATGATTCCAGTGATTAATTGGATACTAGATGCATTTGTATCAAATGAAATAACTGCTCATTTTCTTGTTATCTATATTTCGATAATATTAATCAGTTTCCTATTATATACTTTCATTATAGAAAACATTTCTGTTAATTATTTTAAAAACGGGTTATTGGAAAATAACAAAACGAATATGAAAAACTCAAAGGTCAATATCTCTAAAAATCAATGGAGTAACTATTTACAAAGAGAGATATGGATCATTAAGTCTGAAGCATATTTTAAGATGCAAATAGTTTTAGGTCTTTTATTACCGCCCATCTTTTCACTTGTAATGCTATTGTTGATACAGAAGGAAGTGTTTCCAAATTATTTGGATATAACGAAAGAAGGAGTCTTTGATAAATACTTTTCATATTCTGTCCTCTTTTTGAGCTGTATAAATAATATAAGCGGAACCCCATATTCAAGAGAAGGGAAATATCATTATTTACTGAAAAGTGCCCCTTTTAATGAAAGGTATGTTTATTTTTCTAAAGTGATATTTTCATCAATTATCAGTATTATAGCCGTAGTGATCAGCTTTTTAATATTTGCTCTATTTGGCCATTGGGAATTGGAAAGTGCAGTCATGTTATTAATTATTTCTTGTTTAGTGGTTTGCTATAATCTTCTAACACCCATATATGATATGAAAAACCCAAGTATAGAATGGGAGAACCCATCAGCTGCAATTAAATCAAACCCCAATGTATTAATAAGCCTACTTTATGGATTTCCATTTTTAATCATGGTTGCACTCATTCATTTTGGCTTGGTCTGGTTCAGTGTCCAGCCAATTATGGGAGCTCTCATAATTTTAATGATCGTAATAGTAATCAATTCCGTTTTGGTTAATAGATTGAAACTATATTTATGAAAGTCTTTATATTAGAAAAATTTTTTACGTTGATAAAGGATGTACAGAAAATCGGCACTAAATAAATTTAAAAAAGGAGTGTCTTATTATGGGGAAGCACCATGATAAAGATTTTAAAATTTATGCTGCTCGATTAGTATTGGAAGAAGGCAGAAAACCTAGAGAATTGGCCGAAGAGCTCAATATCTCGATACCTACATTAAGAAATTGGATCAATAATTATAAAGAAACAAATGAAGAGGGCTTGGAGGATTCCCGTAATGGTTTTACAGGGCTAAGTCTGAAAGAGGAAAAGGATAAAATAATCAAAGACTTACAGGAAGAGAATGAGATATTAAAAAAGGCAATGCATATTTTCACGAAACAACCATAAATGAATGAACAGTTTATAAAGCCATATTTTATTTTTCACAATTATAGTGAAAAATAAAATACGGCTTTTTTTATTGGAGAAATAAAGGTGGCCAATTAAAAATTTTTATATTTTTATAAAAATTTTTTAAATATAAATTAATATTAGATAAATTGGTAAAGTTATTATTTAATGTCTATAATTTACAAATTTTTAATGGACTCGACAAAATTGTTGTGATAAAGTGTTATCGATAATGATAATAGGCAATAATTAACCTAGAAAATGAAATATTTGTTTTAAAAAAGAAATTTTACAGGATAAAAATGGATGGTTTGGAGGAGTTTTATTATAATTGATTGAATATTTTATGAATAAGAAAAAAATTTTCAAAACTTAGAGATAAAGAAGAGGATTCAGTCAATTTGGACTATATTGATGATATTTTCAACGAAAAGAATGGAATTATTTAATTTGCAAGCTGGCCCCAAAAAATAATCGAAGCAAAGAAAAGTTTGTTTGTGGAAAAAAGCAATTATGAATTTTTAGATATAGGTTTGGATGAAATAAAGAATATATCCCTGTTGAAAGGAGAATTTGGACAGCCGGTAATTGTTAATAACTTGTCTTTTACCAATGAACATCGGTATTTCCATCACTCATACAGATAAAACTTTTGGAATCTTGACTTTTGATCAACTGCATCCAATGGGAATCGATATTGAAGCTAAAACGAAAACTGACTCTGACTTTTTGGAGGCATATTTAACGGAATCCGACAAAAAAAAGATTAAGGAAAGTGAAGGAGTTTATTTTCTAATAAATTCCAGAAAATAAATTGAGGGGGAATACCAATGGAATTAAAAGTGGAAGCAAATGCTGAAATTAAAAATAACAAACTAGTACAATATCTATTTAAAAAAGAGGAAAGAGTACATAAGTTAATCATTTCGTTATTGATCCTCAGTTTAATTGCAGGTATCGAAACGACGCTTTTGTTATATTCTGCAGATCAAAAAGGGATGAATGTATTAAATGGCATGTCCATTTCAGAGATAGGGGTCATGAGTTTTGCCATAAACACAATTGTAATGGGAGCTCTTGGATTATTGGTTACATTTATTATTCAAATAATAATTGTATGCCTATTATTTTTATTCTCAAAAGAAAGATTGGTAAATATAAAAGGGATTTGTCAAGCTGTCATTAATGCAGGGATATGCATTGTAGTTGGATCTGGTGTTAATGCAATAATCGCATTATTGGTTAAGAGCAAGGAAACGACATTTACTAGTTTATCCTTACTCGTGCATGATAAAACTTCAATTCTTCACACATTCATGGCTGAGTTTGAATTGTTTTATATTGTCAGTTTAATTTTATTCAGCTATAGCTTAGAAAAATTAGCACTCATTAAGAGAAAAAAAGCATTAATCATAACGATTTTCATAGCTTTAATTTCTTTAGTTTTTCATATGTTGACGGTCGCATCAGGCACATATTTAAAATGATGGGGGAAAATGATGAATATGGATTCTTTAGTGAATTTATTTGAGGCAAGTGTTAGGAAATATGAGAACAATATTGCAGTAAGAAATAAAGATATGCACTTTTCATATAAAGAAACGAATATTTTGGCAAATAAAATGGCGATGTATATAAAGGATCAAGGGATAAATATAGGAGACAATGTCGGAATCTATATTGAAAAGTCCGAGTATGTTTTATTTTTAATCATAGCACTCCTTAAATTGGGTGTTACCTATGTACCTATCGACCCAAAAAGTCCGGATGAAAGAGTAAAGCATATAATAAGGAATTCGGAATTGAAGTTATTAATAGGGGATAAAGGTCAGCTTGACGATATTGATTGTGGGCATTTAACCATTGATGAGGTGGTAGAGAATTCTAAAGATATGATAGGTGATAATTTACATACCTTAATTGACCCAAAGGATCCAGCTTATATCATTTTTACATCGGGCTCAACCGGCAAGCCTAAAGGAGTTTGTGTTTCACATGAAAATGTCATGAACTTGTTTTTAGGTTGCGAGGGTTTGTTCGAGTTTAGTAATAATGAAAAATGGACATTTTTCCATTCCTACGCATTTGATTTTTCCGTTTGGGAGATGTGGGGAGCTTGGATTTATGGCGGAGAAGTCGTAATGGTTTCATTTGAAGAAAGCAGAAATCCAATATCCTTTGTTGATTTAATGGTAAGTACTCAAACAACCGTTTTTAATTGTACGCCAAGTGCTTTCTTCGAGGTGAGTGGAGAGCTCATAAATCGTCAAAATGAATTGAGTTTAAAATACATTATATTTGGAGGAGAAGCATTAAACTTCAAAAAATTGGCGCAGTGGTTTTCGCCAGAAAACGGCAGGCTGCCAAAGCTAATAAATATGTATGGAATAACTGAAACCACCGTTCATGTAACATACAAAGAAATCGCTAAAAGTGATGTTGAAAAAGGAATCACTAATATCGGAAAAGTCCTGCCTCATCTTGGATTTAAAGTAATGAATCAAAATGGAGAAGAAGTAACTGGAGATGAAGAAGGCGAGTTATACGTTTCAGGAAAAGGTGTTTCGCTAGGTTACTATAAAAATGCCATGATGAATAAGATGAAATTTACTTATATCGATAATGTTCGCTACTATAAGTCAGGGGATGTAGTGAAAGTTTTAGATGATGGGGATCTGCAATATATCTCCAGGAATGATGAGCAAGTGCAGCTAAGGGGTTTCAGGATTGAATTAGGGGAAATTGAGAGCTCGTACAATGAATTGAAAAACATCAAGAATGCTGTCGTTACAATGGATACAGCGTTTAATGATGATAAGCATTTATTTTTATACTATGTTGCTGATGAGGAATTAGCTGCTGATTATTTGAGGGAAAGTGTAGGAAGCTCATTGCCGTCCTATATGATACCAAGCTTTTTTATCAAGGTAGACAACATCCCCTTAACTGTAAACGGAAAACTGGACAAATCATTATTACCCAAAGTCATTATAAAAGACAGTGAAACTGCATCGAGTATTAAGAGTCCAGCAGATGAAAAAATAAGTGAAAAAGTAAGAGAAGTGGTTGTTAGCATCATAGGTAATGAGGTTATAAAAAATAATCAGTCACTACTTGAAAGTGGAATGAACTCATTATCGATAATGAGATTAATTGTCAAGATAAAAGATCAATTCAATACCGAAATCGCTCCTTCAGTTTTTTTGGATAACGATACGATTGCGAAATTATCCCAAGTTTTAGAAACCCGTAAAAAAGAAGAGGTAAAGCAAGATTATATACCTATAAATGACCTGAATACATACCCTTTAACATATGAACAAGAAAATTTGTGGTTCATTCACCAAACCAATGTAGATAAATCGTTATATAACATAGTTTTTTCTTATGAAATATCAGGTGAAGTGAATAAAGGAAAACTGGAGATATCTTTAGATAAGCTGAGCAATAAACATCAAATTTTAAAAAGTATCATAAGAGAACAATCTGGAAAAGGCATCTTGGTTTTTGATGAGTCGATTAACCATTGTATTAACTATATTGATGTTTCGGACATTCCTTTAGACATACAGGAAGAAAAAATAAATCACCTGGTGAATGAAGAAACGGAACGACAATTCGATATAAGTAATGGTCCTCTCTTATGGATTGCGTTAGTGAAGAAAAATGAATGTGAATATCAATTAATATGTAATATCCATCATATTATTTTTGATGGTTGGTCGATTCCATTAATGATCAATGATTGGTTTTCCATTTATGAGGAAATCGAGAATGGGGAACAAAATGATATAAATAACAAATCCATTCAATATGGAGATTATGCTTTATGGCAAAAAAACTCACCAAATTATATAAGCGGCAAGGATAATGAGTTCTGGAGTAATGAAATAACTGCATTACGGCAAAAGTCCTTATTACAATATGATCATCAAAAAACAGGAGAAGGTAAAAGCACTTCCGATATTATCAGCTTCTTGTTACCAAAAGATATTCAACACAATCTAGAAAGTCTTCATAAAAAAACGAAGTCGACTTTGTTCATGAGTTTACTTACAGCCTATCAAACCTTTTTGTCTGTTTATTTTGATGAAGAGGAAGTTGTCGTCGGAAGTCCATTGGCGAAGAGAAACCATGTGGATACAGAACAATTGATAGGTTATTTCGTCAACACCTTGCCCTTTAAAATAAAGGTATCTCAGGATGATTCATTTAAAGGGATTTTAAGAAAAAATATAAAAAATATTGCAGGTGTTTTTGACCATCAAAATTTACCTACTAAAGAAATTTTAAAATATTCACCGGAAGAAAGAACCATGGAAAATACGCCTTTGTTCGATACAGTATTTGTTCTGCAGAATAACCAAAAAGAAAAGCTGGCGTATAAAGATTTCAAATTAAAACCAAAAAAAATCAATACCTTTAAAGCTAAATTTGATTTGGTTGTTCAGGTAGAGGAAATTGATGAGGATGAATTAGTCATTTCGTTTGAATTCAACAAATCATTATTCAATAAAACGACGATTCAAAGAATGGCTAAAAATTTCAAATATTGGCTGCAAGAGATTACAGCCCAGGAAAGCAGGAAATTAAAGGACATTACCTATTTAGAGCCTGCACAGTTACAATCACTAATCGAAATGGGGACAAGTAACGTAAAACAAGAAATGGAAGATCAACATTTTGAAGATGTAATAACTAGGTTTGAGAATAAAGTACGTACAAATTTCAATGATATTGCCATTGTTCATGGAGATGATCAAGTATCGTATAGCGAGTTAAATGCCCGTGCAAATCAGGTGGCACATAAATTATTCCGAAACGATGTAGGTGCAGAAGATAGAATAGGTATTTTTATGGATCGATCGATCAATATGGTAACGGCTATTTTAGCCGTTATGAAAGTTGGGGCAGGGTACGTGCCTTTGGACCCGTCACAGCCAGAGTCGCGGCTGAAACATATGATTGAGGATTCTCAAATCATATATTGTTTAAGTAATGAAGAAGGACTTTCAAAGTATCCCGGTGATGAAGGAAAACTAATATTGATCGAAGACATACTAAAAGTAAGAGAAAGTGAATGTGAAGAATTCGATTCAAGAAAGCTATCGGATAATGATTTGGCCTATATCATCTACACTTCAGGAACAACGGGAAAACCTAAAGGAGTCATGATTGAACATGGCGGATTGGCAAACCTCTGTGATTGGCATATCGATTATTATTCTGTTGATGAAAAAGATGCAGCATTACTGGTTTCGAATACATCTTTTGACGCTTCTGTTTGGGAGGCATTCCCTTACCTAACGAATGGGAATAAACTCCTGATTCTGGATTACTATGATTTACTGGATGTTGAGATCCTTTCGGAGAAGTTAGAAAAGGAGAGTGTCACACTCGCATTTTTTTCAACGGGACTGCTAGAGCAATTATTTATCAACGAAATGAAATTCCCGCAATCAATCAGAGCTATATTGACAGGTGGGGATCGTTTAAAAACGAAACCTGATCGTTTGAGTTTTGACTTATATAATAATTATGGGCCAACGGAGGGTACTGTCGTAGCGACTGTATATAAGGTACTTCCAAGTGATGATACAGTGATCCCCATTGGTAAGCCAATTCTAAATGCTGAAGCGTTCGTGTTGAATTCCAGGATGAAGCCTACACCAAAAGGGCAAATAGGCGAGCTGTATATCGGCGGAAAAGGAATTGCAAGAGGATATATAAATAATCCGGAGAAGAACGATGAAAGCTTTATTCCGAGTCCGTTCAATCCCTCAAAAAAGCTTTATAAAACTGGAGATTTGGTTAAGTATACCGAGGATGGAAATTTACTATTTGCAGGAAGAGCGGATGACCAAGTGAAAATCCGGGGATATCGTATCGAACTTGGTGAGATCAGTGCTGTTCTAAACAAATGTACAGGTATAAAGGATTGCTTTATCGCGATAAAAGATGAATCTAAATCGAAGAAATTCATCATTGCTTATTATATCTCAGACAATGACCAGGAAGAAAATCATATCAGGGATTATATGAAGAATCATCTTCCTCATTATATGATTCCTTCTTACTTCATTAAAATGGAGTCTTTTCCGCTGACAGTTAACGGTAAAGTGGATACCAAGAGGTTACCGGATACAAAAACGAACTCGGAAGAGACTAAAAGTAAAAGTGTCATTAATGAAACG
Protein-coding sequences here:
- a CDS encoding ABC transporter ATP-binding protein → MLSITDLEKSYSTKRILNGVNLKIKKGEILGFIGANGAGKTTTLNIITGILDYENGKVEINGLTKEDGIEFKKQFFFIPDTINVFKNVSGFDWIRFLMNLYGNDDKEHLGKYINRFGMQDSIKKPMGSYSYGMMHKVSLIAAFTINPPIIIMDEPLNGLDPNAVLVFKGLIKQYVEMGGTVFFSTHLLDVAEKICNTVAILKEGKIILHDEIKNIIGESSLESTFMEAQVYEGKTSIN
- a CDS encoding non-ribosomal peptide synthetase — encoded protein: MNMDSLVNLFEASVRKYENNIAVRNKDMHFSYKETNILANKMAMYIKDQGINIGDNVGIYIEKSEYVLFLIIALLKLGVTYVPIDPKSPDERVKHIIRNSELKLLIGDKGQLDDIDCGHLTIDEVVENSKDMIGDNLHTLIDPKDPAYIIFTSGSTGKPKGVCVSHENVMNLFLGCEGLFEFSNNEKWTFFHSYAFDFSVWEMWGAWIYGGEVVMVSFEESRNPISFVDLMVSTQTTVFNCTPSAFFEVSGELINRQNELSLKYIIFGGEALNFKKLAQWFSPENGRLPKLINMYGITETTVHVTYKEIAKSDVEKGITNIGKVLPHLGFKVMNQNGEEVTGDEEGELYVSGKGVSLGYYKNAMMNKMKFTYIDNVRYYKSGDVVKVLDDGDLQYISRNDEQVQLRGFRIELGEIESSYNELKNIKNAVVTMDTAFNDDKHLFLYYVADEELAADYLRESVGSSLPSYMIPSFFIKVDNIPLTVNGKLDKSLLPKVIIKDSETASSIKSPADEKISEKVREVVVSIIGNEVIKNNQSLLESGMNSLSIMRLIVKIKDQFNTEIAPSVFLDNDTIAKLSQVLETRKKEEVKQDYIPINDLNTYPLTYEQENLWFIHQTNVDKSLYNIVFSYEISGEVNKGKLEISLDKLSNKHQILKSIIREQSGKGILVFDESINHCINYIDVSDIPLDIQEEKINHLVNEETERQFDISNGPLLWIALVKKNECEYQLICNIHHIIFDGWSIPLMINDWFSIYEEIENGEQNDINNKSIQYGDYALWQKNSPNYISGKDNEFWSNEITALRQKSLLQYDHQKTGEGKSTSDIISFLLPKDIQHNLESLHKKTKSTLFMSLLTAYQTFLSVYFDEEEVVVGSPLAKRNHVDTEQLIGYFVNTLPFKIKVSQDDSFKGILRKNIKNIAGVFDHQNLPTKEILKYSPEERTMENTPLFDTVFVLQNNQKEKLAYKDFKLKPKKINTFKAKFDLVVQVEEIDEDELVISFEFNKSLFNKTTIQRMAKNFKYWLQEITAQESRKLKDITYLEPAQLQSLIEMGTSNVKQEMEDQHFEDVITRFENKVRTNFNDIAIVHGDDQVSYSELNARANQVAHKLFRNDVGAEDRIGIFMDRSINMVTAILAVMKVGAGYVPLDPSQPESRLKHMIEDSQIIYCLSNEEGLSKYPGDEGKLILIEDILKVRESECEEFDSRKLSDNDLAYIIYTSGTTGKPKGVMIEHGGLANLCDWHIDYYSVDEKDAALLVSNTSFDASVWEAFPYLTNGNKLLILDYYDLLDVEILSEKLEKESVTLAFFSTGLLEQLFINEMKFPQSIRAILTGGDRLKTKPDRLSFDLYNNYGPTEGTVVATVYKVLPSDDTVIPIGKPILNAEAFVLNSRMKPTPKGQIGELYIGGKGIARGYINNPEKNDESFIPSPFNPSKKLYKTGDLVKYTEDGNLLFAGRADDQVKIRGYRIELGEISAVLNKCTGIKDCFIAIKDESKSKKFIIAYYISDNDQEENHIRDYMKNHLPHYMIPSYFIKMESFPLTVNGKVDTKRLPDTKTNSEETKSKSVINETEQKLLKIWKEVLNNQEIAISDNFFECGGDSILSIQICSLAKKENLFITSKDIFEKQSIEELAKVVESTGDLTINQSDVFGKASFTPIQSWFFSQQINNYNHWNQSVTLKGYPQLSEKRLMKIMAHIVKHHDGLRSRFTSKEAFSQIEKNTDPNENWTLNYVNLSNMNKDIQEQEIVKLGIDAQEGINISNGPLMKIVCINTGKNEHRIIWIIHHLLVDGVSWRILIEDFDRLYIQDINDQELKLDNKTTSYKEWANNLNEYKNSIPLGIKEYWLNENNALYENALVKTGNVYDGRSFDMKLNKEITNKIYNEMTKAHKASIDEIYLSIFTMLIGNYFNKKDIHFTLEGHGREELFADVDLSRTVGWFTTMCPVYLENKQSITNTIKGTKKKLRALPNKGIEYGIMTELCGETQMKQNKPLISFNNLGRFHQNNELAAKEVIFFSEHDIQHNSYTEHEVDIELLVVNEEQTIKINYNRHFVREDFENYIQNNLLELLEAVTKLENSMYGPEDFPLVDVPEEELNQLLSKETGIVDIYELTALQKGMLYHSLFDSESSQYKVQLIFDIKGVLDVGKLKNAIRTAAGKHDILKTKLYSSRKGIFYQLLMSSMDIEIKYEEMTDHQAKLEKLLADQYKIIDIENNRLNSFMIVKLAENEYQLIWTFHHIIMDGWSYSMVINDIFDSYHSITPSSSLSTSFKKYVEYMKDYTSNKELRDYWAWKLEGVRSSVPSLTGVLEGEGYIENSYLKVLDEELSDSIQRFCQEYKITMNTFFLTIWLTTLKEIKGTDNVCCGVVTSGRNIPVQNIEVMVGPFINTVPFIKHISQEKTYMELLDEVQKEFLELSAYENTPLSEIYEWANMKDHLFDSLYAFENYPMQLANTGEINVSLKEGRETTHYPIVIIINPGSSVQIKFNEAAVNLKLRTSVISIFNQILNGMLEKMGVK
- a CDS encoding ABC transporter permease, yielding MNNFTVLAKKEFVQMVREFKVIWLPLVFIFLGITQPVVSYYLPSILEALGGGQGITIDPSMAAQKGGEVLASTLGSQFDQLGVMIIIVSMMGVVQSDKANGMLAFILTRPVTVVSYISGKIISNYLFVACSVALGYLVSYLYVVFLFTSVDFVDLIIALLFYLLWILFIVSFTTMISTIFNSQGIIALISIVFLLGCRIIVGLNPVMDNLNPASMSKHAMEVLILGTVNTQAIWGALAALALTALTILVTNIWISKKKFNNE
- a CDS encoding transposase — translated: MGKHHDKDFKIYAARLVLEEGRKPRELAEELNISIPTLRNWINNYKETNEEGLEDSRNGFTGLSLKEEKDKIIKDLQEENEILKKAMHIFTKQP
- a CDS encoding ABC transporter ATP-binding protein — translated: MKLEIRNVTKKFKEKTAVNNFSMELQSGECVGLIGPNGAGKSTLIKVIADIIDPSMGEVLLDGKKISKMKKEIGYLPQYPNFFQWMTAKETLTFMGQLSGIKKEELLRGIPEIMSKVGLSGEENSKVRTFSGGMKQRLGIAQALLHKPALIVMDEPVSALDPIGRREVLNIIKEIKKDTTILISTHILSDAEEICERFVIIKSGKKIEDTTMSELLNRNSGNKINVDITSKSQKWIENVKSLNFVKGVEVTGNKLKIEVENIESNKNMLLASALEHNVDLVRFEIDNDTLEEIFLKLVVEK